The sequence GCGTCGCTGGTTGCGTTCATTACGTCAGTAACCCGCGAATCAATATCGCCAGACATAATCACGTAGCGGCCTGGGTCAGTAACGCCCCGCTGAACCGCGATCACGCTGACGACGTCGACAGGGTCTGGGATACGCGTCTCGCCAGCTACAGTTTCGGATTGATAGTACACCTCGAGGCAGCCGCCACACTCGGCAGAGATTCGCTCGAACTCGCTTTTAATCCAGCGGCGGGCAGCGCCGATACCGCGGGTATCTGACGCAGTTTCGGACGCGGTATGGCGAGTGCCAAACCCCACGAGTGTGCGAATGTCCCGCTCGATATGGTTTGCTGAAACTTCCGCAGCAATGCGGTGTAATTCATCCGTATTTACACGAGATACCTTTTCCCTGGCGTGAATAGGTAGCGCGAGAAGCGCGCCAATAACGATATATCGCAAACGGAAAACCATCGAATAACCTCTTCGGATTAACTAGCCATGTATCAATGGCAGGATAGGAAATAGCAATAAAAGACCAGCGCCACAGCGCAGCGAGACGGACCTGCGTGCGTGGCGGCAACCGAATACATCCGCTGCCGCCAAGCACAAGTTAATTAATTACAATCAATACTTGACCGCAAATCCATGCCATATAGGTGCCCACGGCATAGCCCAGCACCGCCAGCAAAATACCCACCGGCGCCAACGCGGGGTGAAATGCTGCGGCAACCACGGGGGCAGACGCCGCACCCCCCACATTCGCCTGGCTGCCCACCGCCATGAAAAACAACGGCGCTCGCAGCAACTTCGCCATCAGTAACATCAGCCCGGCATGACAGCACATCCAGATAAAGCCAATCACGAAATATATTGGCGTTTCAAAAATTGCCATTAAATTCATATGGGTGCCGATTGTGGCCACCAGAATGTAAAGCATGGCTGACCCCAATCGAGAGGCACCGGCGGCTTCCAAGTGGCGAGCACGGGTAAATGACAAGGCAATCCCAATGGTGGAGGCAATCACCACCATCCAGAAAAAACGTGAGTGCAAACTAAACCGGGCGAGCCCCGGATAATTCTCTTGTAAATAGGGCGCAATGAGGTCAGCGCAGAAATGTGATAAACCGGTAACACCAAAGCCCACGGCGACAATGATCATCACATCGTTAAGCGTGGGGATGCGCGCATTTTCTGCTTGATATTTGGCAATGGATTGCTGCAACTGCACGATTGCGGTGGTATCGGCGCCGTTGCGACGATCAATGTCTTTACTCTTGGCCGCAAGCGTCAGCAGCACAGCCATCCACAGGTTTGCGACAATCACGTCCACCGCAACCCAGGCAGAAAACACATCGTTACCGACTGCGTATATTTCCTTCATCGCCGCCTGATTGGCACCGCCGCCAATCCAACTGCCTGCCACTGTGGTCATACCGCGCCAGACCGCATCCGGCCCGTTGTTGCCAATTAATTCCGGCGAAACCCACGAAATCGCCAACAGCGCTACGGGCCCGCCAATCACCACACCAAAAGTGCCGGTAAAAAATAAAATCAGCGCTTTGGGGCCTAACCGCATGATTTGCCGAATATCGACACTGATCACAAACAGCACCAGGGTCGTCGGCAGGAGATAGCGGGAGGCGACGAAATACAACTGACTGTGATCACCGTCAATCACACCCAAGGTATTCATCAGCGACGGCAGGAAGTAGCAGAGCAGGATGGCGGGGACAACAGAATAAAATTTGCGAAATACGGGGTGGTTGCTTTGCGTGCTAAAAAAAACTGCGCCGAGAATCACAGTCAGAAGGCCGAGCACCGTGGCATCGTTGGTAATCAGTGGAGCTTGCATAAGGATGAACTATTCTAAAAATGTATAACCCGGGTATTAAGCCTGAATTTAAAAAAAATTTCATGCCCGCGACTCAATCGTTGTGGATGTGGGAAATCTTCAGTGACGCGTATTGGCACTTTTTATGTATACCTTCCCTCATCAATTCATTCAAAGCGTTATCACTGGTTTGCAACATGCGTTATAGCTACACCCTGGGCACCACCCGCTATCACTTTACCAACCTCGCGGAATTGATGGCCAAGGCCACGCCCGCGCGGGCAGGCGACCGACTGGCCGGCGTAATCGCGCACACGGCACAAGAACGGGTAATTGCCCAAATGGCATTGGCCGACGTCCCGCTAAAAAATTTCCTCAATGAAGCACTGGTGCCTTATGAAGAGGATGAAGTTACCCGGCTGATCATTGATACCCACAGCGCAGACGCATTCGCACCTATCTCCCATTTTACCGTCGGCGATTTTCGCAACTGGTTACTGAGCGATGCCGCCGACAGCGCAACCCTGGCGCAAGTTCGCCCGGGCCTCACGCCAGAAATGGTCGCCGCGGTCAGTAAAATCATGCGCAATCAGGATCTGATCCTGGTCGCCAAGAAATGCCAGGTAACTACCGCTTTTCGCAACACCATCGGCCTGCCCGGCCGCTTTTCCACACGCTTGCAACCGAATCACCCGACCGATGACAGCACCGGTATCGCGGCGAGTATTCTCGACGGCTTGATGTACGGCAGTGGCGATGCGGTGATCGGCATTAATCCCGCAACGGATAATCTGGCGCAATGCCAAAACCTACTGCACATGCTCGACGAGATTATTCAGCACTACCAGATCCCCACTCAATCCTGCGTGCTCACCCATGTCACCAACGCCATCGAAGCTATCGAACTGGGCGCGCCTCTCGATCTGGTGTTTCAGTCCATCGGTGGCACTGAAGCCACCAACACCGGTTTTGGCTTTAACCTCGCCCACCTCGCCCAGGCGGAGGCGGCGGCGCAAAGCCTGGCGCGAGGAACTGTCGGCAACAACGTGATGTATTTTGAAACAGGGCAAGGCAGCTCGTTGTCGGCCAACGCCCACTGGGGGCTCGACCAGCAAACCTGCGAGGTGCGCGCCTACGCCGTTGCGCGGCAATACAATCCGTTGCTGGTAAATACCGTGGTGGGTTTTATCGGTCCGGAATATTTATTCGACGGCAAGGAAATTATTCGCGCGGGGCTGGAAGATCACTGTTGCGGCAAACTGCTGGGGCTGCCCATGGGGGTAGACGTGTGTTACACCAACCACGCCCAGGCCGACCAGAACGATATGGATACACTCCTCACCTTGCTCGCCGTGGCTGGCTGCACCTACATTATGGGGATTCCCGGTGCCGACGACATTATGCTGAATTATCAAACCACGTCGTTTCACGATGCGCTCTACGCGCGGCAGGTTCTCGGATTGCGCGCCGCACCGGAATTCGAAGCCTGGCTGGAAAAAATGCAGATTATTGAAACCCATCAGCCCGCGAAACTGCTCGATGCCATGCCCGACACTTTTGCCCGTACCCTGGAGCATCTATCCGACAGCGACAACAGCGACGCGCGCGCGGAGGCCGGCCAATGAAACGCCCGCACGTAGTCGCAAACCCCTGGCAGCAGTTGCGTCGATTTACCGATGCCCGCATTGGTCTCGGCCGCGCTGGAACCAGCCTGCCCACCCACGAATTACTCGCCTTTCAATTGGATCACGCACGCGCGCAGGACGCTGTTCACCTGCCGCTTGATCTCGCCCGTTTGGCTACCGATCTCAGCGCACTACCAGCGCTCGCGCCACTGGGTGACATTATTCACCTGCGCTCACGCGCCGCAGACCGCAACCAGTATTTACAGCGCCCGGATTTTGGGCGTCGCCTGCACGAAGATGAGATCCCTCGCTTACACCACCTAAGCACCAGCACCGAGTACGACCTCGCCATCGTGATTGCCGATGGTCTCTCCTCACAAGCAGTACAACAAAATACCGCCCCTATGTGCGAAGCCCTGTTAAGTGCCCTGCACAACGACGATCAATCCTGGCAGCTGGCCCCCCTGTGCGTGGTACAGCAAGGACGTGTGGCCGTCGGCGATGAAGTCGGCGAGCAGTTAAAAGCCAAAGCGGTCGTGGTGCTTATTGGCGAACGGCCGGGTTTAAGCTCTCCGGACAGCCTGGGGATCTATCTCACCTGGCAACCTAAAGTCGGTCGCAACGACGGTGAGCGAAATTGCATCTCCAACGTTCGCCCGCAGGGGTTAAGTTGCAGCGAAGCTGCCCGGCGCTTGTTATACCTGTTAAAGGAATCCCGCCGCCTGCAGTTGAGTGGCGTCGACCTGAAAGATCGCACCATAAGTGACACCTCAACTATCCAGAATGGTGCAAAAAACTTCCTGCTGCCAAGTTAATTGCTTGCGCGACAATAATTTTTAATTAACCCGTGCAATGTTTTTTTCGGGTCTACACTGCAAAAACACCGATTTTTTTCGGGTTATCACTCAGAAAAATAATTGTCGCCTTATTCAACGCAATTGGCGCCCACCCCAGGGCACAGAACTTGCAAATTTGAGCGACAAAGTCACTTAGAAGCGTTGCCTCGAATGCACGGTTGTGGACATTCGCCACAGCGGCACAGGCAAGCTATTCGGTTACGGCAGCCGCATTCAGCCAACAATTAACTGCCGGACCGTGTTTACACCAGGAAACTGCATGCCCCGTTTTATAAAAGGCTACGTGCATTACGTCGAATTGTTTAATCGGCGGATTGGCCGATTGATGATGTATGGCATTTTTGCCATGGTCGCAATTCTCATGTGGTCCTCTATTTCCAAAACTTTCTTTATGCCCTCGCTGTGGACTTTAGAAGCCGCGCAGTTTTCCATGGTTGCCTACTACATACTCGGCGGCGCCTATGCCATGCAATTGCGTGCGAATGTGCGCATGGATTTGTTTTACGGCGAATGGTCTACCAAAACCAAAGCCTGGGTCGACGTGTTTACTATTTTCTTTTTAATTTTTTATTTGGGGGTTTTGCTCTACGGCGGCTTTGAAAGCACCTCCTACTCCTTCGAATACGACGAACGCAGCCGCACGGCCTGGCGGCCTTATATGTGGCCAATTAAAGCCACCATGTGCTTTGGCCTGGTGATGATGATCCTGCAGTCGTTCGCTGAGTTATTTAAAGATATTGCCCGCATTCGAGGAGAAAAAATCTGATGTCCCACAGCATGATCGCCACCATGATGTTCGCATTGATGATGCTGTTAATGGTTACCGGCCAGCGGGTATTCGCCGCAATTGGCGCGGTAGCCGCCGTCGCTGCACTTCTACTCTGGGGCACCGGCGGTGCGGATATTCCGTTTACCGCTGCAATGAAACTCATGAAGTGGTACCCGCTACTCACCTTGCCCATGTTTATTTTTATGGGGTACATATTGTCGGAATCTAAAATTGCCGACGACCTCTATAAAATGTTTCATGTGTGGATGGGCCCGGTACACGGCGGGCTCGCCATTGGCACTATTGGGTTGATGGTATTGGTATCGGCCATGAACGGCTTGTCGGTGGCGGGCATGGCGATTGGTGCCACTATCGCGCTGCCTGAGTTATTGCGCCGCGGTTACAACAAAAAAATGGTAACCGGCGTTGTACAGGCTGGCTCGTCGCTAGGCATTCTTGTTCCGCCATCGGTGGTGCTTGTGCTTTACGCGATGATTGCACGCCAGCCGGTGGGTCAGTTGTGGCTCGCAGGCATAGTGCCGGGGTTGATAATGGCTGCATTGTTTATTGTGTATATCGCCATTCGTTGCCGGATGAATAAAGAACTTGGGCCGGTTCTACCGAAAGAAGAACGTCAGGTCAGCATGGCCGAAAAGCTGCGCCTGTTGCGCGCAGGTTTATTACCACTGGGCATTTTCGCGGTAATGATGGTGCCTTTCGTCAACGGTTGGACCAGCCTCGTCGAGAGTTCCGCGTTAGGTGCAATGGCCGCTTTGCTCGCAGCAATCTTCAAAAAGCGCATGAACAAAGTGGTGTTTGAGAATTCGGTGCGCAATACGCTGGCGATTTCCTGCATGTTTATGTGGATTATTCTTGCCGCTCTCGGTTTTGGTGCAGTGTTCGACGGCCTCGGTGCGGTAAAAGCTATCGAGGCGCTGTTTACCGATCAATGGGGATTAAGCCCCTGGACCATTCTGATTTTAATGCAGCTCTCGTTCATTATCATGGGAACCTTTCTCGACGATACCGCCATGCTGGTTATCGTCGCTCCCCTGTATGTGCCGCTCGTTCAAGCGCTCGGTTTCGATCTTATCTGGTACGGCGTACTTTATACAGTTACTACGCAAATCGCTTATATGACGCCACCTTTTGGCTACAACCTGTTTCTGATGCGAGCGATGGCACCGCCGGAAATCAGCTTGCGGGATATTTACGGGTCGATCCTACCATTTGTGATGATTATGGTTTTCGCTCTGGCGTTAATCATGGTGTTTCCACAGCTCGCTCTGTGGTTGCCTGAATATGTGTATCAAAAATAGTGCGTCCGCGCGCAAACTTTAAAAAACTGCCAACCACAACAACAGGAGCAGCCCATGAAATCCAGACGTAATTTTATCGCTTCCGCTGCAGCGCTTGCCGGTGCTGCCACTCTCACACCGCCGCGCCTGTACGCCGCCAAGCCAAAAATCAAATGGCGTATGCAAACCTACGCTGGACCGGCATTGGCAGAGCACGTGGTTAAGCCAGCAATCGAAAGCTTTAACCGCATTGCCGGTGAAGAAATGCAAATTGAGTTGTATTTCGCCGACCAGTTGGTGCCCACAGGTGAACTCTTCCGCGCGCTCAAAAAAGGCACTCTGGATGCAGTTCAATCCGACGATGACTCCATGGCATCCCCTACCGATGTGACCGTATTCGGTGGTTACTTCCCCTTCGGCAGCCGCTACTCGCTGGATGTACCCGTGCTGTTCAATCAATACGGGCTCGGCAAAATCTGGGAAGAAGAATACGCAAAAGTGGGCGTTAAACACTTATCCGCCGGTGCCTGGGACCCCTGTCACTTCGCCACCAAAAAACCGATTAACAGCCTGAAAGATCTAAAAGGCTTGCGCGTGTTTACCTTCCCCACCGCTGGCCGCTTCCTTGCACAATTTGGTGTCGTGCCGGTATCACTGCCGTGGGAAGACGTAGAAGTTGCGGTGCAGACTGGCGAGCTGGACGGTATCGCCTGGTCAGGCATTACTGAAGATTACACTGTTGGCTGGGCCAATGTGACCGACTACTTCCTCACCAACAATATTTCCGGTGCCTGGATAGGTTCATTCTTCGCGAACATGGACCGCTACAATGAACTGCCAGATAAATTAAAAGAATTGCTGAAGCTCACGATGGACAGCTCGCACTACTATCGCCAATGGTGGTACTGGGGCGGCGAAGCCAAGCTGCGTGTCGATGGCACCAAAATGAAATTAACCAGCATTCCCGACGAAGAGTGGGATCAGGTTGAAGCCGCTGCTCACGTTTTCTGGGACAAAATTGCGAAGGAATCCAAAACCAAAGCGAAGGTGGTGGAAATTTTCAAAAAGTACAATGCCGATATGGCCAAAGCAGGTCGACCTTACCGGTATTCTTAAGCTATTTGAAAGCCAAAAAGCGCAGTCTAAAAACTGCATAACGATTTAACACTCAAATTTTTTCTGGTCTACCTTAACCGCGTGTTTAATTGCACCTTGCGCGGTTTTCTTTGCCCTCTTCGGAGGGCCTTTCTTTTCCAGTTGAACACCCGCCCTTGTTTATTTTCTGCCTGTGTTTTGCTTAACGGTGAATAATAGACGCACGCATGGGAGCGAGCCGGGCCAGTATACGATTTTGCGTGGCCACGGAAATGTGGTTCTCGTTCATCGCGTCAACCAGCAGTTCAACGACTCGATTAAAATGGGCTTCGTCGATGTGCATACCTGTGTGAATGTCTTCCATCGAATCGCCCGAATAGCTGCACGGTCCATTCGCTAGGCTACACAAGTGCACAATAAAAAGATCGCGAAAGCGCGATACTTTAGAATCGTGAAAAAAAGGCAGAATAGCCGGGTCCTGCCCGATATTGTGAATAAAACTATCCACCAGGTTTTCCAGCCCTTGCTGGCCGCCAAGGTCGGCATACAATGTATTGCTGTTGTTTCGCTCCGGCGTGTGACTGCAAGCAACAATACCGATAAAAAATACCACAGAGATCAACAAGCGATACATTACAGGTTCCCCATTAAAGATACGTACCAGCCGGTTTGCTCAGGTGCACCGGCTATCGAACCTAAATCCAGATAGGCCGCAGTGATATTGACCCGCTTGTTAGGGAACCAGGCAATAAACGCATCCTGCCAGGCCTGTTCACCCAGGCCCAGATTATCCGGCTTCTGACGATATTCGTAGCCCAATGCCCAATTGGGAGAGAGAAACAGCGCAGTAGACGCTTCAAGTTGAAAAGTATCGGCGGTACTCAACGTATGATCGCGGCGTCCAAACCCCAGCAAACCCAACTGGTTTGCGCGAGTATTGCGCACACTTACATTCCAAAAAACATTGCGACCCAAAAGCGCCGCAAGGTGCAGTTTGCTGGCGGCGAGATAAAAATCGGTGCCGCTGTCTTCATCCGCGCCCAGCGCATACGCGACGGCGGAATCTAACAATTTTTTATGCTGCACACCGAGCGACACCTGTGGCCAGCGGCTGTAAACAATATCGCCATACAGACGAATTTTTGCAGAGATAATATCTTGCGATATATCCGTTTTGAGCGCCGGAACTTCAAATGTCTGGCGCGCGTAGGATACTTCGACGCGATCAAAAAAATTCGCCTGCAAACCGCAGACGTCGAGCTGATAGTCGGTGACGTCTGCGCGGCTGCAAAAGCCACTCGCACTCCAGCTGTTTTCTGTTGCGTAACCCGCAAGTTGCGCCCACGGCACAATTCCGCCGCCGCCAGCACCTTCCACTTGGGAAACCCCCGGCGTGGCTAATAATTTACCGCCCGCGATTGCCTGTGCACTGGAAACCAAGCCAGCAATGACCACACTGACCAGCGCAGCTCTACGCGTGTTTACGGGGATTTTCATGATCTAGCAACCAGGGTCGAACAGCGTCAACAGAAAGTGGTTTGGACAGGTAATACCCTTGAATGTAATCGCAGCCCATCTCTCGCAACAGTTGTTGTGTTGCCAGGTTTTCCACCCCCTCGGCCACCACACTCAAGCCCAGGTTGTGGCCGAGATCGATAGTGGAGCGCACGATCATCTGATCGGTGTCCGACTCATCTAATTTGAGAATAAAGCTTTTATC comes from Teredinibacter turnerae and encodes:
- a CDS encoding DUF819 domain-containing protein, translating into MQAPLITNDATVLGLLTVILGAVFFSTQSNHPVFRKFYSVVPAILLCYFLPSLMNTLGVIDGDHSQLYFVASRYLLPTTLVLFVISVDIRQIMRLGPKALILFFTGTFGVVIGGPVALLAISWVSPELIGNNGPDAVWRGMTTVAGSWIGGGANQAAMKEIYAVGNDVFSAWVAVDVIVANLWMAVLLTLAAKSKDIDRRNGADTTAIVQLQQSIAKYQAENARIPTLNDVMIIVAVGFGVTGLSHFCADLIAPYLQENYPGLARFSLHSRFFWMVVIASTIGIALSFTRARHLEAAGASRLGSAMLYILVATIGTHMNLMAIFETPIYFVIGFIWMCCHAGLMLLMAKLLRAPLFFMAVGSQANVGGAASAPVVAAAFHPALAPVGILLAVLGYAVGTYMAWICGQVLIVIN
- a CDS encoding ethanolamine ammonia-lyase subunit EutB; this translates as MRYSYTLGTTRYHFTNLAELMAKATPARAGDRLAGVIAHTAQERVIAQMALADVPLKNFLNEALVPYEEDEVTRLIIDTHSADAFAPISHFTVGDFRNWLLSDAADSATLAQVRPGLTPEMVAAVSKIMRNQDLILVAKKCQVTTAFRNTIGLPGRFSTRLQPNHPTDDSTGIAASILDGLMYGSGDAVIGINPATDNLAQCQNLLHMLDEIIQHYQIPTQSCVLTHVTNAIEAIELGAPLDLVFQSIGGTEATNTGFGFNLAHLAQAEAAAQSLARGTVGNNVMYFETGQGSSLSANAHWGLDQQTCEVRAYAVARQYNPLLVNTVVGFIGPEYLFDGKEIIRAGLEDHCCGKLLGLPMGVDVCYTNHAQADQNDMDTLLTLLAVAGCTYIMGIPGADDIMLNYQTTSFHDALYARQVLGLRAAPEFEAWLEKMQIIETHQPAKLLDAMPDTFARTLEHLSDSDNSDARAEAGQ
- the eutC gene encoding ethanolamine ammonia-lyase subunit EutC — encoded protein: MKRPHVVANPWQQLRRFTDARIGLGRAGTSLPTHELLAFQLDHARAQDAVHLPLDLARLATDLSALPALAPLGDIIHLRSRAADRNQYLQRPDFGRRLHEDEIPRLHHLSTSTEYDLAIVIADGLSSQAVQQNTAPMCEALLSALHNDDQSWQLAPLCVVQQGRVAVGDEVGEQLKAKAVVVLIGERPGLSSPDSLGIYLTWQPKVGRNDGERNCISNVRPQGLSCSEAARRLLYLLKESRRLQLSGVDLKDRTISDTSTIQNGAKNFLLPS
- a CDS encoding TRAP transporter small permease subunit; translation: MPRFIKGYVHYVELFNRRIGRLMMYGIFAMVAILMWSSISKTFFMPSLWTLEAAQFSMVAYYILGGAYAMQLRANVRMDLFYGEWSTKTKAWVDVFTIFFLIFYLGVLLYGGFESTSYSFEYDERSRTAWRPYMWPIKATMCFGLVMMILQSFAELFKDIARIRGEKI
- a CDS encoding TRAP transporter large permease; amino-acid sequence: MSHSMIATMMFALMMLLMVTGQRVFAAIGAVAAVAALLLWGTGGADIPFTAAMKLMKWYPLLTLPMFIFMGYILSESKIADDLYKMFHVWMGPVHGGLAIGTIGLMVLVSAMNGLSVAGMAIGATIALPELLRRGYNKKMVTGVVQAGSSLGILVPPSVVLVLYAMIARQPVGQLWLAGIVPGLIMAALFIVYIAIRCRMNKELGPVLPKEERQVSMAEKLRLLRAGLLPLGIFAVMMVPFVNGWTSLVESSALGAMAALLAAIFKKRMNKVVFENSVRNTLAISCMFMWIILAALGFGAVFDGLGAVKAIEALFTDQWGLSPWTILILMQLSFIIMGTFLDDTAMLVIVAPLYVPLVQALGFDLIWYGVLYTVTTQIAYMTPPFGYNLFLMRAMAPPEISLRDIYGSILPFVMIMVFALALIMVFPQLALWLPEYVYQK
- a CDS encoding TRAP transporter substrate-binding protein; translation: MKSRRNFIASAAALAGAATLTPPRLYAAKPKIKWRMQTYAGPALAEHVVKPAIESFNRIAGEEMQIELYFADQLVPTGELFRALKKGTLDAVQSDDDSMASPTDVTVFGGYFPFGSRYSLDVPVLFNQYGLGKIWEEEYAKVGVKHLSAGAWDPCHFATKKPINSLKDLKGLRVFTFPTAGRFLAQFGVVPVSLPWEDVEVAVQTGELDGIAWSGITEDYTVGWANVTDYFLTNNISGAWIGSFFANMDRYNELPDKLKELLKLTMDSSHYYRQWWYWGGEAKLRVDGTKMKLTSIPDEEWDQVEAAAHVFWDKIAKESKTKAKVVEIFKKYNADMAKAGRPYRYS
- a CDS encoding group I truncated hemoglobin; its protein translation is MYRLLISVVFFIGIVACSHTPERNNSNTLYADLGGQQGLENLVDSFIHNIGQDPAILPFFHDSKVSRFRDLFIVHLCSLANGPCSYSGDSMEDIHTGMHIDEAHFNRVVELLVDAMNENHISVATQNRILARLAPMRASIIHR
- a CDS encoding DUF3034 family protein codes for the protein MKIPVNTRRAALVSVVIAGLVSSAQAIAGGKLLATPGVSQVEGAGGGGIVPWAQLAGYATENSWSASGFCSRADVTDYQLDVCGLQANFFDRVEVSYARQTFEVPALKTDISQDIISAKIRLYGDIVYSRWPQVSLGVQHKKLLDSAVAYALGADEDSGTDFYLAASKLHLAALLGRNVFWNVSVRNTRANQLGLLGFGRRDHTLSTADTFQLEASTALFLSPNWALGYEYRQKPDNLGLGEQAWQDAFIAWFPNKRVNITAAYLDLGSIAGAPEQTGWYVSLMGNL